The proteins below come from a single Prolixibacter sp. NT017 genomic window:
- the purH gene encoding bifunctional phosphoribosylaminoimidazolecarboxamide formyltransferase/IMP cyclohydrolase has protein sequence MSGLKKIKSALISVYHKDKLDLIVQKLNELGVTIYSTGGTQKFISDLNVPVSAVEDLTTYPSILGGRVKTLHPKVFGGILARRENKGDQEQLKQYEIPEIDLVIVDLYPFEETVATGASEADIIEKIDIGGIALIRGAAKNFNDVLIVSHRGQYEALQALLDEKGGETSLDDRKAFAGEAFATSSHYDTAIYNYFAGEWPENFRASQNESKSLRYGENPHQKGVFFGKFDEMFEQLHGKEISYNNLLDIDAAVSLIDEYDDTTFAILKHNNACGCASRENLVEAWKDALAGDPVSAFGGILITNREVDAATAAEANKIFFEVIIAPAYSAEALEILESKKNRIILIRKEAKMSDVQFRSVLNGVIVQEKDRKREVAEELQPVTKKVPTVEQVEDLLFANRLVKQSKSNTIVLAKGKQLLASGVGETSRVDALKHAIEKAKSFGFDLKGAVMSSDAFFPFADSVEIAHNEGIDCVIQPGGSIRDKDSIEFCDAHDMAMVVTGIRHFKH, from the coding sequence ATGAGCGGCTTAAAGAAGATAAAATCAGCGTTGATTTCTGTTTATCACAAAGATAAACTGGATCTCATTGTTCAAAAACTGAATGAGCTGGGGGTAACGATCTATTCGACCGGGGGCACACAAAAGTTTATTAGTGACTTGAATGTGCCGGTAAGTGCAGTGGAAGATTTGACTACTTACCCCTCCATTTTGGGAGGAAGAGTGAAAACGCTTCATCCGAAGGTATTTGGTGGAATCCTGGCTCGCAGGGAGAACAAAGGAGATCAGGAACAGCTTAAACAGTATGAGATTCCAGAAATTGATTTGGTAATTGTCGACCTTTACCCCTTTGAGGAAACGGTTGCCACAGGAGCTTCGGAAGCTGATATTATTGAGAAGATCGATATCGGCGGAATAGCGTTGATTAGGGGAGCCGCCAAGAATTTTAATGATGTACTGATTGTTTCCCACCGCGGTCAGTACGAAGCGTTGCAGGCTTTGCTCGATGAAAAAGGAGGCGAAACTTCGCTGGATGACCGGAAAGCTTTCGCCGGAGAAGCCTTTGCAACTTCTTCGCATTACGATACTGCTATTTATAATTATTTTGCTGGCGAATGGCCGGAAAATTTCCGTGCCAGCCAGAATGAGTCGAAGTCGTTGCGCTACGGTGAAAACCCTCATCAGAAAGGTGTTTTCTTCGGCAAGTTTGACGAAATGTTCGAGCAGCTTCACGGCAAGGAGATTTCATACAACAATTTGCTGGATATCGATGCAGCCGTCAGTTTGATTGACGAGTATGACGACACGACATTTGCTATCCTAAAACACAACAACGCCTGCGGATGTGCCAGCCGCGAGAATCTTGTAGAAGCATGGAAAGACGCATTGGCCGGTGATCCGGTATCTGCTTTTGGTGGAATTTTAATTACCAACCGGGAAGTAGATGCGGCTACCGCTGCCGAAGCGAACAAGATTTTCTTTGAGGTAATTATTGCTCCTGCATATTCAGCGGAAGCACTCGAAATTTTGGAGAGTAAGAAGAACCGTATCATCCTGATTAGGAAAGAGGCGAAGATGTCGGATGTACAATTCCGGAGTGTGCTGAATGGAGTGATTGTGCAGGAAAAAGACAGGAAACGGGAAGTAGCCGAAGAGTTGCAGCCGGTAACGAAAAAAGTACCTACAGTAGAACAGGTGGAAGATTTATTGTTTGCAAATCGCTTGGTTAAACAATCAAAATCGAATACGATCGTTCTAGCTAAGGGAAAACAACTGCTGGCGAGTGGTGTTGGCGAAACTTCCCGGGTGGATGCACTGAAGCATGCCATTGAAAAAGCAAAATCGTTTGGTTTTGATTTGAAGGGCGCTGTGATGTCATCTGATGCGTTCTTTCCATTTGCCGACTCGGTAGAAATTGCACATAACGAGGGGATCGATTGTGTGATTCAGCCGGGGGGATCAATCCGGGATAAAGACTCCATCGAATTCTGCGACGCGCATGATATGGCGATGGTTGTAACCGGAATCCGGCATTTTAAACATTGA
- a CDS encoding rod shape-determining protein, giving the protein MGLFSFLTQEIAIDLGTANTIIIHNDKIVVDEPSIVTIDMKTEKMVAIGEKARQMQGKTHANLKTIRPLRDGVIADFNAAEQMIRGMIKMIHPKSRLFSPALKMVVCIPSGSTEVEIRAVRDSSEHAGGREVYMIYEPMAAAIGIGLDVEAPEGNMIVDIGGGTTEIAVISLGGIVTNKSIRIAGDDLTGDIMEYMRHQHNIKIGERTAEEIKINVGAALSELEDAPSDFIIQGPNQMTALPIEVPVSYQEIAHCLEKSISKIETAILSALEQTPPELYADIVNRGIWLAGGGALLRGLDKRLSDKINIPFHIAEDPLRAVARGTGIALKNVDKFSFLLR; this is encoded by the coding sequence ATGGGCCTATTCTCGTTTCTTACCCAGGAAATTGCCATCGACCTTGGTACGGCCAATACCATCATTATTCATAATGATAAAATTGTTGTTGATGAACCATCGATCGTGACCATCGATATGAAAACCGAAAAAATGGTCGCCATCGGGGAGAAGGCAAGGCAGATGCAGGGGAAAACACACGCGAATCTGAAAACAATCCGTCCGTTACGCGACGGGGTGATTGCTGATTTTAACGCGGCAGAACAGATGATCAGAGGGATGATTAAAATGATTCATCCGAAAAGCCGTTTGTTTTCACCGGCATTAAAAATGGTAGTTTGTATCCCGTCCGGCTCAACCGAAGTGGAGATCAGGGCGGTACGCGACTCGTCGGAACATGCCGGCGGACGCGAAGTTTACATGATTTACGAACCGATGGCGGCCGCTATTGGTATCGGCCTCGATGTAGAAGCACCCGAGGGAAATATGATTGTCGATATCGGTGGTGGTACTACCGAGATTGCCGTTATCTCGCTTGGCGGAATTGTGACGAACAAGTCCATCCGTATTGCGGGTGACGACCTGACCGGCGACATCATGGAGTACATGCGTCACCAGCACAACATTAAGATTGGCGAGCGTACGGCAGAGGAGATCAAAATCAACGTAGGCGCTGCATTGTCTGAGTTAGAGGATGCACCATCGGATTTTATTATCCAGGGACCGAACCAAATGACGGCATTGCCCATCGAAGTTCCGGTATCTTACCAGGAAATTGCGCATTGTCTGGAAAAATCGATTTCGAAGATTGAAACAGCTATATTGAGTGCATTGGAGCAAACTCCGCCGGAGTTGTATGCCGATATCGTGAACCGCGGTATTTGGCTGGCAGGTGGTGGTGCATTGCTGCGCGGACTCGACAAACGCCTGTCCGATAAGATTAATATTCCGTTCCATATTGCTGAAGACCCGTTGCGGGCTGTGGCCAGAGGAACCGGAATTGCACTGAAGAATGTGGACAAATTCTCATTTCTTCTTCGTTAA
- the mreC gene encoding rod shape-determining protein MreC — protein sequence MRSLLRFLAKYHVVFLFVFLEVLSIMMIVKYNNYQRVKFMSSSNQLTGSIYDGYWGIAQYFSLKQLNDELAEENAKLRSELMREELSKIGNDAPQQDSLYQQNFFFLTAKVINNSVNRVHNYILLNKGSRHGIKPDMGVVSSNGVVGVVTNVSKNYCTVISLLNNRLKISAKIKRNNYFGSLTWNGDDYRKAELDEIPFHVDVAKGDTIVTSGYSAIFPEGLMLGTVSDYSLQGGSNFYKITVNLSVDFKNLVYVDVIQNKTRDEILKLESTDENDQ from the coding sequence ATGAGGAGTTTACTACGTTTTCTGGCTAAGTACCACGTCGTGTTTTTATTCGTATTTCTGGAAGTGCTGTCCATCATGATGATCGTGAAGTACAATAATTATCAACGTGTCAAATTTATGAGTTCCAGTAACCAGTTAACCGGAAGCATTTATGACGGTTATTGGGGGATTGCGCAGTATTTTTCCTTGAAACAACTCAACGATGAATTGGCTGAAGAAAATGCCAAGTTACGCTCGGAGTTGATGCGCGAGGAGCTTTCGAAGATAGGGAACGATGCTCCGCAACAAGATTCACTGTATCAGCAAAACTTTTTCTTCCTCACTGCCAAGGTGATTAACAATTCGGTGAACCGGGTTCATAATTATATTTTGCTGAATAAAGGTTCGCGGCATGGAATAAAACCCGATATGGGAGTGGTTTCCAGCAATGGTGTGGTCGGTGTGGTAACGAACGTGTCGAAAAATTACTGTACCGTTATTTCGCTCCTGAACAACCGGTTGAAGATTAGTGCAAAGATCAAGCGTAACAATTACTTTGGTTCGCTTACGTGGAATGGTGATGATTACCGCAAAGCCGAACTCGATGAGATTCCTTTTCATGTGGATGTAGCCAAAGGCGATACCATTGTGACGAGTGGTTATTCGGCCATCTTCCCGGAAGGATTGATGTTGGGGACGGTTTCTGATTATTCACTCCAGGGAGGTAGTAATTTCTACAAAATCACGGTTAACCTTTCGGTCGATTTCAAGAACCTGGTGTATGTGGATGTTATTCAGAACAAAACACGCGACGAAATACTGAAGCTCGAATCAACGGACGAAAATGATCAATGA
- the mreD gene encoding rod shape-determining protein MreD — translation MINDILKYGIMYVVLVLVQVLLINNVQLGGMYSPFIYILFILLLPFDTPRYLLLMLGFLLGLTIDIFSNTPGIHASATVFTAFLRPGVLMLISSRDTYEPGSAPRISTYGFEWFLKYAVILVLAHNLFLFFVEAFTLHGLFHTLLKAIINAFLSIILIVLSQYLVFRK, via the coding sequence ATGATCAATGATATTCTGAAATACGGCATTATGTATGTTGTGCTGGTCCTGGTTCAGGTCCTGCTCATCAACAATGTGCAATTGGGGGGAATGTATTCTCCATTCATCTATATTCTTTTCATTCTATTGCTGCCGTTCGATACGCCCCGTTATCTGTTGCTGATGCTCGGATTTTTACTGGGATTGACAATCGACATTTTCTCCAATACGCCGGGAATTCATGCTTCAGCTACGGTATTCACAGCTTTTTTACGGCCCGGAGTTTTGATGTTGATCTCTTCCAGGGACACGTATGAACCGGGAAGCGCACCGCGAATTAGTACATACGGTTTCGAGTGGTTCCTGAAGTACGCTGTTATCCTGGTGTTGGCGCACAACCTGTTTCTCTTTTTCGTGGAAGCATTTACCCTGCACGGGTTATTTCATACGTTGCTTAAAGCAATCATCAACGCCTTTTTATCGATAATTTTAATAGTTTTGAGCCAATATCTGGTATTCCGGAAATAG
- the mrdA gene encoding penicillin-binding protein 2, with amino-acid sequence MDSNAKRTYLIAAIFLVVAVMYLIRLFTLQVVDTSYKLSATNNVVRRIVNYPARGLVYDRKGTLLVYNQAAYDMLVTPRELQPFDTLNFCNITGVTKEELEEQLQKAKDYSYFKPSVIIKQLSAQRYAILQEQLYKFSGFFVQTRTLREYPQKIASHVLGYVGEVNQQMIKKDPYYETGDYAGITGLEKSYEKELRGKKGVNYLMVDVHNRIKGSFQNGRYDTTAVIGENVVTSLDADLQRYGEKLMQGKAGSIVAIEPSTGEVLTLVSSPTYDPNLLVGRDRGEHYLALARDTLNPLFNRAFMAQYPPGSTFKMVNALIGLQEGVLTPYTRYACHYGYTVGNYHMGCHHDTVFTLSGSIAESCNAYYAQEFRSILENPKYPDVRQAYDTWRKYVMSFGFGRTLGTDFPNELKGFVPSSNFYEKYVFKGSRWRALPIISLAIGQGELGITPLQLANYAATLANRGYYYIPHIVKKIQNENIPTRFTERHYTDIDTTQFSKIIEGMEEVMEPGGTAAMSHIPGILVCGKTGTAQNPHGADHSVFMAFAPADHPKIAISVYVENGVWGARYAAPIASLMIEKYLTDSISSGRKWLEKRMMEANLLEPKKPKKKAPAKPETTVSSTTNKTPERDTVPPKEIAVKRDSLVIQEDTIN; translated from the coding sequence GTGGATTCCAACGCAAAACGTACATATCTTATTGCAGCCATATTTTTAGTGGTAGCTGTGATGTATTTAATTCGCCTGTTTACGCTGCAGGTGGTTGATACATCGTACAAACTTTCAGCTACCAATAACGTGGTGCGCCGTATTGTGAACTACCCTGCGAGAGGGTTGGTTTACGATAGGAAGGGGACACTGCTGGTGTACAATCAGGCTGCTTACGATATGCTGGTTACACCTCGCGAATTGCAGCCTTTCGACACCCTGAATTTCTGCAATATTACCGGTGTAACGAAAGAAGAACTGGAGGAGCAACTGCAAAAGGCAAAGGATTACTCTTACTTTAAACCTTCCGTAATCATCAAGCAGTTGTCGGCCCAGCGATATGCCATTCTGCAGGAACAGTTGTACAAATTTTCCGGTTTCTTCGTGCAAACACGTACGCTTCGGGAATATCCACAGAAGATCGCATCGCACGTACTGGGATACGTTGGCGAAGTGAACCAGCAGATGATTAAAAAGGATCCGTATTACGAAACGGGTGATTATGCTGGTATTACTGGACTCGAAAAATCATACGAGAAGGAGCTTCGAGGTAAAAAGGGAGTCAACTACCTGATGGTGGACGTGCACAACCGGATAAAAGGCTCTTTTCAAAACGGTCGTTACGACACAACCGCAGTGATTGGGGAGAATGTTGTGACTTCGCTGGACGCCGATTTGCAACGTTACGGCGAAAAGCTGATGCAGGGAAAAGCCGGAAGTATTGTAGCCATCGAACCTTCGACAGGTGAGGTTCTGACATTGGTTAGCTCGCCGACATACGATCCCAATTTGCTGGTTGGGCGCGACAGGGGGGAGCATTACCTGGCGCTGGCGCGTGATACGCTGAATCCTTTATTCAATCGCGCATTTATGGCGCAATATCCTCCGGGGTCGACCTTTAAAATGGTGAACGCTCTGATTGGACTACAGGAAGGAGTCCTAACACCCTATACTCGTTATGCATGTCATTATGGCTACACAGTTGGTAATTATCATATGGGGTGCCATCACGATACCGTTTTTACATTAAGTGGTTCTATTGCCGAATCCTGTAACGCATATTATGCCCAGGAGTTTCGCAGTATACTGGAGAATCCTAAATACCCGGATGTTCGACAGGCCTATGATACATGGCGGAAATACGTGATGAGTTTTGGTTTTGGCCGTACGCTGGGAACCGATTTTCCGAATGAGCTGAAAGGATTTGTGCCTTCTTCCAATTTTTATGAGAAGTACGTGTTTAAAGGGTCCCGTTGGCGGGCTTTGCCGATTATCTCGCTGGCCATTGGGCAGGGCGAGCTGGGAATTACTCCTTTGCAGCTGGCTAATTATGCGGCAACATTGGCAAACCGGGGCTATTATTATATTCCTCATATAGTAAAGAAAATTCAGAATGAAAATATTCCCACGCGGTTTACAGAGCGGCATTATACCGATATTGACACGACTCAATTCTCAAAAATCATTGAGGGAATGGAAGAAGTGATGGAACCAGGTGGTACGGCTGCTATGTCACATATTCCTGGAATTCTGGTTTGCGGAAAGACGGGAACAGCACAAAACCCGCATGGGGCCGATCACTCGGTTTTCATGGCATTTGCGCCAGCCGACCATCCGAAGATTGCCATTTCTGTTTATGTAGAGAATGGAGTCTGGGGCGCCCGGTATGCCGCGCCGATTGCCAGCCTGATGATTGAGAAATACCTGACTGATTCGATTTCCTCCGGAAGGAAATGGCTGGAGAAACGTATGATGGAAGCCAATTTGCTGGAACCGAAGAAGCCTAAAAAGAAGGCTCCGGCAAAACCGGAAACAACCGTCAGCAGCACTACAAATAAAACTCCTGAAAGGGATACGGTGCCTCCTAAAGAGATAGCGGTAAAAAGAGATTCACTGGTTATACAAGAAGATACAATCAATTGA
- the rodA gene encoding rod shape-determining protein RodA, protein MIRRNNIWYNLDWITVLLYVILVFMGWLNIYAAVYNEDHQSIMDMTQRYGKQLIWILMASFIAITVLIIDSKFYVAFAYVFYAVVIVLLVAVLFFGKEVNGARAWFEIGGFALQPAELGKFVTNLAVAKYISQYNFKMHRIKSLAVLGMLIGIPALLIIAQNDTGSALVYAVFILVFYREGLSGMFLFWGFAAAVLFVLTLIWNEVRLVGFLIFASILAYGIVRQKMKEVIKMVVIFAAILGVVYLFSHMVRPGWSTAIILYAATGISIFVFIIYGIRKRIQPVLWVVLFFVSSLALSKSVSFVYQDVLVAHQRDRIDEVLGIRSDPLGVGYNVNQSKIAIGSGGVTGKGFLKGTQTKFNFVPEQSTDFIFCTVGEEWGFLGTSTVIILFMILLIRLLFLAERQRSRFSRVYGYGVAGILFFHFAINIGMTIGLVPVIGIPLPFFSYGGSSLWSFTFLLFIFLRLDASRMEILR, encoded by the coding sequence TTGATACGCAGGAATAACATATGGTATAATCTTGATTGGATCACGGTCCTACTTTACGTGATTCTGGTGTTCATGGGGTGGCTGAATATTTATGCCGCTGTGTACAACGAAGATCATCAGAGCATCATGGACATGACCCAACGCTATGGTAAGCAGCTGATTTGGATCCTAATGGCTTCGTTTATTGCCATTACCGTGCTGATTATCGATAGTAAATTTTATGTGGCGTTTGCCTATGTTTTTTATGCTGTGGTCATTGTTCTGCTCGTTGCCGTCCTATTCTTCGGAAAGGAAGTGAATGGTGCACGCGCCTGGTTTGAGATTGGCGGATTTGCGCTGCAGCCCGCTGAGCTTGGGAAGTTTGTTACGAACCTGGCGGTAGCCAAATACATTAGTCAGTACAATTTCAAGATGCACCGGATTAAATCGCTGGCGGTGTTGGGGATGTTGATCGGTATCCCCGCCTTGCTGATTATTGCACAGAACGACACCGGTTCGGCGTTGGTTTATGCCGTATTCATCCTGGTTTTCTACCGCGAAGGCTTGTCAGGGATGTTCCTGTTCTGGGGATTTGCTGCAGCGGTATTATTTGTCCTTACACTCATTTGGAATGAAGTTCGCCTGGTTGGCTTCCTCATTTTTGCATCGATACTGGCGTATGGAATTGTTCGCCAGAAAATGAAGGAAGTAATTAAGATGGTCGTCATTTTTGCGGCTATCCTGGGTGTTGTCTACCTGTTTAGTCACATGGTTCGTCCAGGATGGTCGACGGCTATAATATTATATGCTGCTACCGGGATTTCGATTTTTGTCTTCATCATTTACGGTATCCGGAAAAGAATTCAGCCGGTGTTGTGGGTTGTGCTGTTCTTTGTCAGCTCGCTGGCACTCAGTAAGTCGGTTTCTTTCGTGTATCAAGATGTGCTGGTCGCTCACCAACGCGATCGGATTGACGAAGTACTGGGTATTCGTTCCGATCCATTAGGCGTAGGGTACAATGTGAATCAATCGAAAATTGCCATTGGTTCAGGCGGCGTTACGGGAAAAGGTTTCCTGAAAGGAACCCAGACGAAATTCAACTTTGTGCCCGAGCAGAGTACCGACTTTATCTTCTGTACGGTAGGCGAAGAGTGGGGCTTCCTGGGAACCTCGACGGTGATTATCCTATTCATGATATTATTGATACGCTTGTTGTTCCTTGCCGAACGACAGCGTTCCCGGTTTAGTCGGGTATATGGATATGGTGTGGCCGGAATTCTATTTTTTCACTTCGCTATTAATATCGGTATGACTATCGGTTTGGTGCCGGTTATCGGTATTCCACTTCCGTTTTTCAGCTATGGCGGGTCATCGCTGTGGTCGTTCACATTCCTGTTGTTTATCTTTTTGCGCCTCGATGCTAGTCGCATGGAAATCCTTAGATAA